The Bdellovibrio bacteriovorus region CTGGTTGGAAATCAAGCAAGGGAAGTACACTTCAAAAATCGTAGGTATCTCTGCTGAAGAATATCCGATCTTCCCAACATACAACTCTCAAGGTTTCATCAGCATCAGTGCCGGTGTGTTGAAAGAGATGATTGATAAAACAATCTACTCAGTTTCTAACGATGAAACTCGTTACCACTTGAACGGTGTGTTCTTTGAACTTTCACCTCAAGGCGGATTTAAAATGGTGGCAACAGATGGTCACCGTATGAGTCTAGTGAATAAACCACTTTCGGAAGTGAAAGTGGCAGCTACTCAAGGTGTTATCATTCCTCGTAAAGGTCTTCATGAAATCAAAAAGATTTTAGAAGGCATCGATGGCAATGTGGAAATCGCGATTGAAGGTTCTCAATTCGTACTTAAACATTCATCAACAATTTTGATGATTCGTTTGATCGAAGGAAAGTACCCGAATTATCAACAATTTATTCCACAGAAACTTCCGCAAAAAGTGATGATCCACCGTGAAGCATTTTTGACTTCGCTAAAACGTGTATCACTTTTAGCGAACGTAAAATCCAAAGCGGTGTTATTGAATCTTTCAAACGGCCGCATGGAAATTTCTTCAAACAACCCAGAGCTTGGTGATGCGAAAGAAGAAATCGAAGTTGAATACGCAGGCGGAGAAATCAAAATCGGTTTCAACGCGAAGTATGTGACTGATATCTTGACGAGCATGAGCCAAGACAAAATTGATTTCGAATTGAATGATCATCTTTCTCCGGGATTGATCCGTCCTCACAACGACACGTCTTACACTTGCGTTGTGATGCCTATGAGAATCTGATGATTTTTGAAAAGCTACGTCTTGTTAATTTTCGTAATTATCGGGACGTAGTGGTTCCATTCTCTCCGCGTGTGAATGTGTTCGTCGGTGAAAATGGTCAGGGTAAAACAAATCTTCTTGAGGCGATGTATCTAATTTCTCAAGGAGACTCCTTCCGCTACAGTGACAATCGCACTTTGATCAACTCGAATAACCAAGAGGCATTGATTCAAGCGCTGATTACTCAAAATGATCTTCACTACAAACTCAAACTTGGATTAAGCAAAAGTCGCAAAGTTTTAACTTTGAATGACAAGAAGGTTTCTTCAACCGATGTTCGCAAAATTTTTGCTAGTGTCGTGTTCAGTCCTGAAAGTTTAGCATCGATCAAAGAAGGTGCGGATCATCGCCGCGAACTTGTGGATGAGTTGCTCATCACCTTTGAACGAAAAAATGCGGATTTGATCGCGGAATATCGCAAAGCTTTGAAAACGCGCAATAAGATCCTTAAAAACTATTTGGAGGGTTTGAACGACAAAACGGTCACGGTGAACCTTTTGGACGCTCTAAACCCCCAATTCTTGCGTTTAGCGGCCGATTTAAGCTACGCCCGGATCACGGCACTGGCTGGTCTTTCCAAAGACTTTAATAATGCCATGCAGTACATTTCGAAGAATGACGCTGTGGATATCTCGGTGGAATACGTGATTTCGGATCAAAATGCGGTGGGTTTTTCCCGAGAACAAGTCCAATTTGCTCTGCAAAAAAGGATGAATGAACTGCATGATGCGGAGCTCTCATCTGGAACCAGTCTGGTAGGCCCTCACAAGCACGATATTGTGTTCCTATATGGGCAAAAAGACTCAAGATTTTATTGTAGCCAAGGGCAGCAAAGAGCCATCATATTGTCTTTCAAAATGGCCCAAATTGTGTATCATAGGAAGGCTCACGGAACCTATCCGGTTTTGATGTTAGACGATGTTTTATCTGAACTCGATAAAGCCAAAAGAGATGCACTGATTACGTTCTTACACGAGATCAATACGCAGATTTTTGTGACGACGACAGATTTCACATTGCCTGAATCTTTCAGCCTCGATCAGCTTTCCGTTTTGCGCATCAAGGATGGTCACATCCTCGATGAATAACTTCGCTCTGGGTTTCCAGAGTGTATGCAGTCAGTGAGGGGTACACAGTGTCAGTCGAAGAACAAAAAACATATTCCGCCGACTCGATTCAGGTTCTTGAAGGACTTGAAGCGGTTCGTAAACGTCCAGGGATGTATATCGGTGATACCGGTTTCAAAGGTTATCACCATCTTGTGTATGAGATTGTGGATAACTCGGTAGACGAACATCTTGCAGGTCATTGCAAACACATTTACGTCACGATCAATGCCGATGAATCAGTTTCAGTGGAAGATGATGGCCGCGGTATTCCTGTGGGCGCTCATAAAAATGGAAAATCTGCTCTTGAAATCGTTATGACCGTACTTCACGCCGGCGGTAAATTCGACGGTGGTGGTTACAAAGTATCCGGTGGTCTACATGGTGTGGGTGCTTCCGTCGTAAATGCGCTTTCTGATCGTGTTTCTGTTGAAGTTCATCGTGAAGGTTTCGTATGGAGACAAAACTACGAGCGCGGCCGTATTGTGGCGCCGGTTGCTCAAGGTGAAGCTTCCGCTAAAACTGGAACGACAGTGACGTTCAAACCAGATCGTCAAATCTTCAAAGACGAAACAGTCATCTACGATTTCGCAACCCTTGCGAATCGTTTTCGTGAACTTGCGTTCCTAAATGCAGGTCTTCATATTTCTTTGAAAGATGAGCGTTCAGGTAAAAAACAAGATTTCCAATACGCTAATGGCGTGGCTGAATTCGTTCAGTACATGAATCAATCTAAGAAATCTCTTCACAATGAAGTTGTTTATTTCCGAGGTGAAAAAGACAACGTCGATGTTGAAATCGCTTTGCAGTGGAATGACTCTTATTCGGAATCCATTTTCACATACTGTAACAACATCAACACTCACGAAGGTGGTACTCACCTTGTGGGTTTCCGTGCGGCCTTAACTCGTACAACGAATGCTTACGCGACTGAAAAAAATCTTTTGAAAGATTTGAAAGCAAACCTTGAGGGTGAAGACATTCGTGAAGGTTTGGCAGCGGTTATCTCGGTGAAAGTTCGTGAACCTCAATTCGAAGGGCAAACGAAAACCAAACTGGGTAACACGGAAGTCAAAGGTATCGTTGAAGCTCTGGTAAATGAAAAATTAGCCGACTGGATGGATCGCAATCCTTCGGTTGCTAAAAATATTATTTCTAAGTGTGTGGAGTCAGCGCGTGCCCGTGAAGCCGCTCGTAAAGCTCGTGATTTAACTCGTCGTAAGACGGCGTTGGATGGTGGATCTTTGCCAGGTAAAATGGCGGACTGCCAAGAACGTGATCCTGCACTTTGCGAACTTTACCTGGTGGAGGGAGACTCTGCCGGTGGATCCGCGAAACAAGGACGTGACCGTCGTACGCAAGCGATTTTGCCTTTGAAAGGTAAAATCTTGAACGTGGAAAAAGCGCGTTTTGATAAAATTATTTCTTCTGAAGAGATCAAAGTTATCATCTCGGCTTTAGGAACGGGTATCGGCAAAGACAACGTGAACGTGGATAAAATCCGCTATCACAAAATCATCATCATGACCGATGCCGACGTCGATGGATCGCATATCATGACTCTGCTTTTGACATTCTTCTATCGTCAAATGCCAGAAGTTCTTGAGCGCGGTTATGTTTACATTGCTCAGCCACCTCTTTACCGTGCGAAAAAAGGTAAAGAAGAAACTTATCTGAAAAACGAAGCGGCATTGACTGAGTTCCTTTTGAGTTCTGGTCTTAATGCTTTCAAAATCAAAGGGAAAGAGAGCTTGAAAGAAGCAGATCTTCGCCAACTGATTTTGAACATCCAAAGATTCAACGATCTTTTACGTGTGTCTTCGAAAAAATACGACAGAGACGTTTTGTATTTCTTGTTAAGCAAAATTGGTGATTTCGAAAAGACTTTTGCAGATGCTGGAAAAATCCAAACATCTTTGAATGATCTAGGCGACTGGATTAAAGGAAATCAAAAGCTGGGTATCACTGAATACAAAGGCGAAGTTAAAACAGATGAAGCTACAGGAAAACCTTATGCTGACATCTACACTGTTCGTTACGCAGATCGCATGACGACGAAATTCAGTCTTGAAAGCTTGCGTTCTTCGGAAATCATCGAGCTTCGTAAAATCTGGAATGACATCCAAGGTGTCAGCACTCTTCCAATGACAATCCTGGAAGGTGAAACAGAAATCGAATTCGATAACTACAACGAATTCTACACTCACGTGATGGAATCTACGAAAAAAGGAATGTACATCCAACGTTACAAAGGATTGGGCGAGATGAATCCTGAGCAGTTGTGGGAAACTACGCTGAATAAGGAAAACCGCACTCTTCTTCAAGTAAATATCGATGATGCTGTTGCAGCGGATGAGACATTCTCAATCTTGATGGGTGAAATGGTTGAACCGCGTCGTCAGTTCATCCATGACAATGCCCTTCTTGCTCGTAGTTTGGACGTTTAATTTTAGTTTTTTAAGTTGGTGAAGTTATGGAAAATAATAATGAAGAAAAAGGCGTAACCCGCGTCGATGTCAGTAAGGAAATGCGTGATGCCTACCTTCAGTACTCGATGTCCGTTATCGTGGGTCGTGCCCTACCCGATGTTCGTGACGGTCTAAAACCTGTTCATCGCCGTGTCTTGTTTGCACAAAGTGAAATGAACAACCGACCTGGCAGACCTTACTTGAAGTCTGCTCGTGTGGTCGGAGACGTAATCGGTAAATACCATCCTCACGGTGACTCTGCGGTTTACGAAACTATGGTTCGTATGGCCCAGGATTTCTCTTTGAGATATCCACTTGAGGATGGACAAGGAAACTTCGGTTCTATCGACGGTGATAGCGCGGCAGCTATGCGTTACACTGAGATCCGTATGACTCACCTTGCGGAAGAACTTCTGCAAGATATCGATAAAGAAACTATTCCATTCGGACCGAACTACGACGACTCTTTGCAGATTCCTCTAGTTCTTCCTGCGAAGTTCCCAAATCTTTTGGTGAACGGTTCTTCCGGTATCGCCGTTGGTATGGCGACAAATATTCCTCCGCACAATTTGGGCGAAGTGATTGATGGTTGTATTGAACTTATCAATAAACCTGAATGTACTCTTGAAGACTTGATGGTTCACATTAAGGGCCCGGACTTCCCGTCTTACGGTGTGATCGCAGGTCGTGAAGGTATCTTGCAGGCCTATAAAAAAGGCCGTGGTATCATCACACTGAAAGCGGTTGCGGAAATTGTACCGGGTAAAGACCGTGAAGAGATCATCGTTACTGAGATCCCTTACCAAGTTAATAAAGCAAAATTGATCGAAAGCATTGCAGACCTTGTTCGCGACAAACAAATTGAAGGTATCTCTGATATCCGCGATGAGTCTTCTCGTGAAGGTATGCGTATCGTGATTCAATTGAAACGCGGTGAAAACGCCAGCGTGATCTTGAATCGCCTTTACAAATATACGCAAATGCAAATCAGCTTGGGTATCATCATGCTGGCTTTGGATGCGAAAAACCAACCGGTTACTTTCGATCTTAAAGGCATGCTTGAAGCTTTCGTTGATCACCGTCGTGACGTTGTTACGAAACGTTGTATCTTCGAACTTAAAAAAGCCCAAGAGCGCGCGCACATTTTGGAAGGTTTGAAAAAAGCCCTGGATCACATCGAAGAAGTGATCAAAACGATCCGCGCTTCCAAAGAAGCGACGACGGCTCGTGAAGCCTTGATGTCGAAATTTGAATTCTCAGAACGCCAAGCCGTTGCGATTCTTGAAATGCGTTTGCAACGTTTGACGGGTTTAGAACGTGATAAAATCATCCAAGAACTTGCAGAGTTGATGAAACAAATCGACTGGTTGAAGTTCGTTCTTGCTGATGTTCGCGAAATTTACAAAATTATCGTGGGCGAACTAGAAGATATTAAAAAACGTTACGCAGATCCTCGTCGTACTCAAATCCAAGGTAACCTTGATGATATTGAAGACGAAGATTTGATCGCTGATGAAGACATGGTTGTCACTGTTACCAACACAGGTCTTATCAAACGTATGCCGACAGCTGAATACCGCGTGCAAAAACGTGGTGGTAAAGGCTTAAAAGGCATGGAAACGAAAGAAGAAGACTACGTTACAGATCTATTCTCCGCTTCGACTAAGACTATGCTTCTTGTCTTCACGGACAAGGGTAAAGTTTACTGGTGTAAAGTGCATAAACTTCCTCTAGGAAGCCGCACTTCTAAGGGTAAATCTTTGGCAAACGTCGTTCAGCTAGCAAGTGGTGAAAGTGTTCGTGCGATTCTTCCGGTGGATGAATTCAGCGAAAACAAATACGTTGTTATGTTGACTGAAAAAGGTGTGATTAAGAAAACATCTTTAGATTCATTCGCGAATCCAAGAGCCGCTGGTATCATAGCTTTGACGACAGATCTTGAAGACGGCGTTATCGACGTTAAGATCTCTGACGGTCAAAGTGATATCTTCATTGCGACTAAAGAAGGTATGTCGATCCGCTTTAACGAAGCCGACGTGCGCGAAATGGGTCGTACGGCTCGTGGTGTGAAAGCTATCACTTTAGCTAAAGACGACATCGTTGTGGCGATGGAAGTTTTAGAGAAAAACACGAAAGACACTATCTTGATGGTGACATCAAAAGGTTACGGTAAACGCTCTGAAACAGGCGAATACCGCATCCAATCTCGTGGTGGTGTTGGTATTATCACTCAGAAAACGACGGAAAAAGTGGGCGTGGTTATCGGTACGAAGAAAGTTTCAGAAAAAATGGAACTTATTCTTTCCACTGATAAAGGACAAGTTATCCGCATGAAAGTGACGGACATCTCTGTTCTAGGACGCAACACTCAAGGTGTCCGTTTGATCAATATCGATGAAAAAGAAGAAACCGTGACAGGTGTTGCAGTCGTTGAAGAAGATGATGCAACTGAAGAATCAACACCGGCTCCGGCAGGAGTCACTCACTAAGATGGTCAGAGGCCTTCTGATTGTCTTAGTGCTGGCCCTCACCGCCTGCTCTTCCCAAGAGGAGGCGGATTATAAGCAAGCCCAAAAAGAAATAGCTCAGGAACATTACCGTATTGGCCTGAGCTATTTAGATCGAGTCATCAAAAGAAATGCTCCGACAAAATATCCTTTAGAAGCCGCTCGCGAAGCTGCACGCATTTCGTTTTTTGAGATCAAAGATTTCAATAAAGCCGTTGATTATCATCATTTCATTGTTTTGCATTCCACCGACGAAAAAGAGCGCCTAGAATCGCAAAAGCAAATAGCGGCGATTTATTTTAATAATCTTCAGAACTATCAGCAGTCGATCATTGAATATAGTAAGCTTCAACAGATGCCTCACACGGATCTAGAGGCGGCTCAATATAAGATGAACATCGCGCGTGCTCAGTACTATCAGAATAATTTCTTTCAAGCTGAGTCCGAGATTGATTCACTCTTAAAACTTAAAGGTGATGAAAACACTCGCTTTAGTGCTTTGATGTTAAAAGGAAATATCTTGGTCGCGCGCAAAGACTTCGCAAAAGCAGCAGAGATATTTAAAGAGCTCATTCAAAAGTATCCTGAAAAGGCGATTCAAGAAAACGTCGCGCTGACTTTGGCTGTTTGTTATGAAGAAAATTTGGATTTTAAGAGTGCCATTGCCGTTCTTGAAGCCCATAAAGAAAAATACAATCCACCTGAATACATCGAACTTCGAATCAAGCGCATGCAAGAGCGCATGAAAAATGCTCCGGGAGCGAAAGGCTTTAGGAAGTAATGAAGAAGTATATAATTTTTGCATCCATGGGCTTTGAACTTGTCGGTTTGATCTTGGGGTGTTTTTACCTAGGGCAATTCCTCGATCAAAAGTATCAAACAAAAGGCCTTATCTTTGTGGGTTTGACCTTTGCGGCTTTGATTGGTTGGTTATGGAGAGTCATCTGGCTTCTTCGTAAGCTGCAAAAAGAGGATGAGAAGAATTCAGATTCCGACAAACCCTAGGAAGCCATGAAACCTATTTTAATAGCGCAAATCTTTGTGATCGTTCTTGGCGGCCTGCTTTTGCATCTTTTTTCCGCACCGCAACACGCGCTATCCTTTGTGGCGGGGTCTTCAACCATCTTTCTTAGCTTTTTATTACTGGGTTGGGGCTGGAGCCTTATCTTCCAGAAGAAATTGGTTGCCCTGTCTATCGGTATCATTGTATTTAAGTACGCGATTTTAGGGATTATTATCTTTAAGCTAACAGCCATGCCATGGTTCGATACCTTATGGTTCGCAATGGGGGTTGCTAGTTTTATTCTTTCAGCGTTTGTGTATGCGGTGAAAGAAGCCTTACGAGAGGGAAAAGACCATGTCATTTAACTGGACACAACTCATTCCTGGTGTTGGTCACGAGTACGCACACGTTGCAACTCTTGGTGCCGCTACAGTAGCAACAATGGCTATCGGTATGGCAGCTCGCGCTTCACTTGGTAAAGGTGAAACGGCAGTTCTTCCAGCAAGCAAATTCTCTCTTCGTGGCATCATGGAAATGTTGACCGAAATGATGGATGGACTTGCAGAGATGGTTATCGGTGAACACGGTAAACACTATGTTCCTTTCTTCACTTCTGTTTTCTTCTTTATTCTTTTGAACAACTTGATCGGGATGATTCCAGGGATGACTCCTGCAACTGAAAACATCAACACGACATTCGGTTTCGGTGTTTTGATGTTCTTGTTCTATAACTTCCAAGGTGTGAAAGAAAACGGCGTGTTCGCTTATCTTAAACACTTCATGGGTCCGGTTCTTTTCCTTGCTCCTTTGATGTTCGTGATCGAACTAGTTTCACACTTTGTTCGTCCGTTCTCTTTGGGTCTTCGTCTTGCGAACGTTATGATGGGTGACCACACAGTATTGTCTGTGTTCTTGGATCTAGTACCAATTGGTGTACCTATCCCATTCTACATCATGGGATTGTTCGTATGTTTTGTTCAGGCTTTTGTATTTACATTGCTTTCAATGGTCTACGTGGCATTCGCGATTGCACACGATCACTAGAGAGCAAACTTAACCACTCATATTGAGGAGAAATCACATGAAAAAAATGATCGTTGCTATGGTTGCTTTGTTGGCTTCTGTATCTGCATTCGCACAAGAAGCTGCTCCAGCTGCTACTGAAGCTGCTGCTTCTGTTGCTACTGACCGCGGTTTGGTTGCTATCGCAGCTGCTATCGCTATCGCATTGTCTGTATTCGCAGGTGCAATGGCTCAAGGTAAAACAGCTTCTACAGCTCTTGATGGTATCGCTCGTAACCCAGCAGCTTCTGGTAAACTATTGATCCCAATGATCTTGGGTCTAGCTCTTATCGAGTCATTGGTTATCTACGCGTTGATCATCGCATTGCGTTTGGCGTAATCGTCTAACAAGACCGATCAAATAAAAAGGCTGGGTATCCCCCGGCCTTTTTTATTTTCAGGGCTTAAAAAATGCAAAAGCGAATCAGGCCTTTGCCAGACTCGCTTTTGGTGGATCTCCTGTCCGATAAAACAGGAGGTATCCGATGCGTAAAAACACGTACTTACGTATTCGGCGTATTCTTGAGATTACTAAAGTAATCCTTGTGATTATTTTGCTGATCCTGACTATTTTTAAGTATTAGGTATCTGAAGTAATACCTCCAACGTATACATAGCCTAAGGACCGGTGACTGGGAATCGGGCTATTAACACGGCAGGAGTGAAACACGGACGAGTCTGGTGAAGGCTCCAAATAAAAAAGCCCGCTCTTTTGGAACGGGCTTTTCTTTTTTTAACCTGGTACTTTTTTGAAGCGATGGGAAGCAGGTACCTTTTAGAGGTACTTGTTTACTACGGCTTCTACGCGGCTGCGGATTTTGTCGAGGCCGGCTTGAGTTGTGGATTCGTAGCGTACGACAACAACCGGTTGTGTGTTTGATGAGCGGCATAGAGCCCAACCGTCTTCGAAAGATAAACGGATGCCATCAGTGAAGTCCACTTTGTAGTCGGCGTCTGGTTTGTTCGGGAAGGCTTCGATCATTTTTTCTACGATCAAAACTTTTTTCTCTTCAGTTGTGTCGATACGGATTTCTGGCGTGTTGAAAGCTGGCGGTAAACCTTCAAGCAATTGCGGAATTGTTTTTCCAGTTTTTGCTAAGATCTCTACCAAGCGCAAAGCTGCGTAAGGAGCATCGTCGTAACCGTAGTTGCGGTCCGCGAAGAAGACGTGACCTGACATTTCTCCACCGAAGGGAGCTTTTTCTACTTTGATTTTTTCTTTTACCAAAGAGTGACCTGTCTTCCACATGATCGGTTGACCGCCGTGTTCAGAAACATCGTGGTACAAGCGATCCGAACATTTAACATCACCGATGATTTTCGCGCCTTTTTGTTCAGCCAAGATAGAGCGAGCGATGATCACCATCAACTCGTCACCGTAAACCATGCGACCCGTGTGATCGACAACACCGATACGATCGGCGTCACCATCAAAGCCGATACCGCAAACGGCACCTTCTTTAGCGACTTGTTTTTTTAGATCTTCTAGATTTTCTTCTACAGTTGGATCTGGATGGTGATTCGGGAATGTTCCATCTGGTTGTTCAAATAGAATTGTTGGATTTAAACCAACAGCATTGAATAGTCCGCGAACTACGGATCCACCAGCGCCGTTACCGCAATCAAGAACGACTTTTGTGTCTTTGATTGTGCCGAATTCTTTTTTGTAGCGCTCGTAGTACATCGGTTTGATGTCGAAGTGTTCTTCAGAACCTTTGCCATCGATGTACTCACCTTTTTGGATAATCTCGCGTAGTTTTTGAATTTCCGCACCGAAGATTGTGCCTTTGCCTACAGAAATTTTAAAGCCGTTGTACTCTGGAGGATTGTGCGAACCTGTAACCTGAATCGCGCCATCAACGCCTTTCAATTCAAAAGTTGAAAAATAACAAACAGGTGTTGTAACAAGACCCAAGTGAATAACTTTAGCGCCAGAGTCCATCATACCTTTTGCAAGATTCTTGATGATTGCTGGAGAACTTTCACGCGCATCACAACCCAAAGCCACTGTTGGATTTGTAAGGCCTTTATTTTGTTTCATGTAAACAACGTAAGCGCGGCCTAAGAGGTATGCGAAATTATCGTCGAATTGTCCGTTGTAAACCCCACGGATATCGTACTCTCTAAAAATAACCGGTTGAAACATAAGTCACCTCTGTAAATAAGTGGAAGTATTTAGAAATATGATTTTTTAACGCGAGAGTCGAGCTAATTTTATAGCCCAGCGAATGGCATCAATCATCGAGTGCGGATTGGCTTTATTTAAACCGAAAATATCCTTCGCCGTCCCGTGATCGACACTGGTTCTGACAAAGGGAATGCCCAAACTAATATGAACGCCACTATCTTGCCCGTGAATTGTTTTAAACGGAATGAGGCCCTGGTCATGATAAAGCGCCACATAAACCGAATAGCGCTGCCAATTTGAAGGGAAAAATGCGGCATCGGGGACCAAAGGACCTTCCACCGGGATTCTATTTTCCTTCGCAAAGGCTGAAAGCTGAGGGAAAAGCAGAAGTTCTTCTTTTCCGATAAGGCCTTCTTCGCCAGCGTGAGGATTTAATCCCAAAACGGCAATCGGTCGCTTGGCTTGCGCTGCCGGAAGTTTCTTACGTAGTTCATTGGCATTTTTTAATGTTTCCGCAAGCACCGTAAAGCTAAGATGCTTCGTTACGTCCTTGATGGGCGTATGTGCGGTGGCAAGAACCACACTGAATTTTTCTCCAACAAAACCCATGTTCACGTATTTAGCACCAGAAAGTCTTTTTAAAATATCCGTATGCCCCAGATCCTTAAATCCAGCTTCTTTTATACTGGTTTTTGAAAGAGGAGCTGTGGCGATCCCATCCAGAACTTT contains the following coding sequences:
- a CDS encoding AtpZ/AtpI family protein — encoded protein: MKKYIIFASMGFELVGLILGCFYLGQFLDQKYQTKGLIFVGLTFAALIGWLWRVIWLLRKLQKEDEKNSDSDKP
- the recF gene encoding DNA replication/repair protein RecF (All proteins in this family for which functions are known are DNA-binding proteins that assist the filamentation of RecA onto DNA for the initiation of recombination or recombinational repair.), with product MIFEKLRLVNFRNYRDVVVPFSPRVNVFVGENGQGKTNLLEAMYLISQGDSFRYSDNRTLINSNNQEALIQALITQNDLHYKLKLGLSKSRKVLTLNDKKVSSTDVRKIFASVVFSPESLASIKEGADHRRELVDELLITFERKNADLIAEYRKALKTRNKILKNYLEGLNDKTVTVNLLDALNPQFLRLAADLSYARITALAGLSKDFNNAMQYISKNDAVDISVEYVISDQNAVGFSREQVQFALQKRMNELHDAELSSGTSLVGPHKHDIVFLYGQKDSRFYCSQGQQRAIILSFKMAQIVYHRKAHGTYPVLMLDDVLSELDKAKRDALITFLHEINTQIFVTTTDFTLPESFSLDQLSVLRIKDGHILDE
- the gyrB gene encoding DNA topoisomerase (ATP-hydrolyzing) subunit B; amino-acid sequence: MSVEEQKTYSADSIQVLEGLEAVRKRPGMYIGDTGFKGYHHLVYEIVDNSVDEHLAGHCKHIYVTINADESVSVEDDGRGIPVGAHKNGKSALEIVMTVLHAGGKFDGGGYKVSGGLHGVGASVVNALSDRVSVEVHREGFVWRQNYERGRIVAPVAQGEASAKTGTTVTFKPDRQIFKDETVIYDFATLANRFRELAFLNAGLHISLKDERSGKKQDFQYANGVAEFVQYMNQSKKSLHNEVVYFRGEKDNVDVEIALQWNDSYSESIFTYCNNINTHEGGTHLVGFRAALTRTTNAYATEKNLLKDLKANLEGEDIREGLAAVISVKVREPQFEGQTKTKLGNTEVKGIVEALVNEKLADWMDRNPSVAKNIISKCVESARAREAARKARDLTRRKTALDGGSLPGKMADCQERDPALCELYLVEGDSAGGSAKQGRDRRTQAILPLKGKILNVEKARFDKIISSEEIKVIISALGTGIGKDNVNVDKIRYHKIIIMTDADVDGSHIMTLLLTFFYRQMPEVLERGYVYIAQPPLYRAKKGKEETYLKNEAALTEFLLSSGLNAFKIKGKESLKEADLRQLILNIQRFNDLLRVSSKKYDRDVLYFLLSKIGDFEKTFADAGKIQTSLNDLGDWIKGNQKLGITEYKGEVKTDEATGKPYADIYTVRYADRMTTKFSLESLRSSEIIELRKIWNDIQGVSTLPMTILEGETEIEFDNYNEFYTHVMESTKKGMYIQRYKGLGEMNPEQLWETTLNKENRTLLQVNIDDAVAADETFSILMGEMVEPRRQFIHDNALLARSLDV
- the gyrA gene encoding DNA gyrase subunit A, with product MENNNEEKGVTRVDVSKEMRDAYLQYSMSVIVGRALPDVRDGLKPVHRRVLFAQSEMNNRPGRPYLKSARVVGDVIGKYHPHGDSAVYETMVRMAQDFSLRYPLEDGQGNFGSIDGDSAAAMRYTEIRMTHLAEELLQDIDKETIPFGPNYDDSLQIPLVLPAKFPNLLVNGSSGIAVGMATNIPPHNLGEVIDGCIELINKPECTLEDLMVHIKGPDFPSYGVIAGREGILQAYKKGRGIITLKAVAEIVPGKDREEIIVTEIPYQVNKAKLIESIADLVRDKQIEGISDIRDESSREGMRIVIQLKRGENASVILNRLYKYTQMQISLGIIMLALDAKNQPVTFDLKGMLEAFVDHRRDVVTKRCIFELKKAQERAHILEGLKKALDHIEEVIKTIRASKEATTAREALMSKFEFSERQAVAILEMRLQRLTGLERDKIIQELAELMKQIDWLKFVLADVREIYKIIVGELEDIKKRYADPRRTQIQGNLDDIEDEDLIADEDMVVTVTNTGLIKRMPTAEYRVQKRGGKGLKGMETKEEDYVTDLFSASTKTMLLVFTDKGKVYWCKVHKLPLGSRTSKGKSLANVVQLASGESVRAILPVDEFSENKYVVMLTEKGVIKKTSLDSFANPRAAGIIALTTDLEDGVIDVKISDGQSDIFIATKEGMSIRFNEADVREMGRTARGVKAITLAKDDIVVAMEVLEKNTKDTILMVTSKGYGKRSETGEYRIQSRGGVGIITQKTTEKVGVVIGTKKVSEKMELILSTDKGQVIRMKVTDISVLGRNTQGVRLINIDEKEETVTGVAVVEEDDATEESTPAPAGVTH
- the atpB gene encoding F0F1 ATP synthase subunit A, whose translation is MSFNWTQLIPGVGHEYAHVATLGAATVATMAIGMAARASLGKGETAVLPASKFSLRGIMEMLTEMMDGLAEMVIGEHGKHYVPFFTSVFFFILLNNLIGMIPGMTPATENINTTFGFGVLMFLFYNFQGVKENGVFAYLKHFMGPVLFLAPLMFVIELVSHFVRPFSLGLRLANVMMGDHTVLSVFLDLVPIGVPIPFYIMGLFVCFVQAFVFTLLSMVYVAFAIAHDH
- the dnaN gene encoding DNA polymerase III subunit beta, translating into MKLEIDKRDLLSLIGKTQNIVEKRNTMPILINVLLEADQNALKVFATDLEVSLTDQTKVQVHQPGKVAVSAKSLFEIAKELSEGPITLIKKENNWLEIKQGKYTSKIVGISAEEYPIFPTYNSQGFISISAGVLKEMIDKTIYSVSNDETRYHLNGVFFELSPQGGFKMVATDGHRMSLVNKPLSEVKVAATQGVIIPRKGLHEIKKILEGIDGNVEIAIEGSQFVLKHSSTILMIRLIEGKYPNYQQFIPQKLPQKVMIHREAFLTSLKRVSLLANVKSKAVLLNLSNGRMEISSNNPELGDAKEEIEVEYAGGEIKIGFNAKYVTDILTSMSQDKIDFELNDHLSPGLIRPHNDTSYTCVVMPMRI
- a CDS encoding ATP synthase F0 subunit C: MKKMIVAMVALLASVSAFAQEAAPAATEAAASVATDRGLVAIAAAIAIALSVFAGAMAQGKTASTALDGIARNPAASGKLLIPMILGLALIESLVIYALIIALRLA
- a CDS encoding tetratricopeptide repeat protein, with product MVRGLLIVLVLALTACSSQEEADYKQAQKEIAQEHYRIGLSYLDRVIKRNAPTKYPLEAAREAARISFFEIKDFNKAVDYHHFIVLHSTDEKERLESQKQIAAIYFNNLQNYQQSIIEYSKLQQMPHTDLEAAQYKMNIARAQYYQNNFFQAESEIDSLLKLKGDENTRFSALMLKGNILVARKDFAKAAEIFKELIQKYPEKAIQENVALTLAVCYEENLDFKSAIAVLEAHKEKYNPPEYIELRIKRMQERMKNAPGAKGFRK